The following proteins are encoded in a genomic region of Streptomyces sp. NBC_01723:
- a CDS encoding peptidylprolyl isomerase codes for MSNSKVYFDIDIDGQDAGRIVFELFEDVTPKTAKNFIELATGEHGFGYAGSPFHRVIPQFMLQGGDFTRGDGTGGKSIYGEKFADENFQLKHTGPYLLSMANAGPNTNGSQFFVTTVPTPWLDGKHVVFGKVVDGTDLVDRIETYGSSPSGRTSAKITVRESGLFKG; via the coding sequence ATGAGCAATTCCAAGGTTTACTTCGACATCGACATCGACGGCCAGGATGCGGGCCGCATCGTCTTCGAACTCTTCGAGGACGTCACCCCCAAGACCGCCAAGAACTTCATCGAGCTGGCCACCGGCGAGCACGGCTTCGGCTACGCGGGCTCCCCGTTCCACCGCGTGATCCCGCAGTTCATGCTCCAGGGCGGTGACTTCACCCGCGGCGACGGCACCGGCGGCAAGAGCATCTACGGCGAGAAGTTCGCGGACGAGAACTTCCAGCTGAAGCACACCGGCCCGTACCTGCTCTCCATGGCGAACGCGGGTCCGAACACCAACGGCTCGCAGTTCTTCGTCACCACCGTTCCCACCCCCTGGCTGGACGGCAAGCACGTCGTCTTCGGCAAGGTCGTGGACGGCACGGACCTGGTCGACCGGATCGAGACCTACGGCTCTTCGCCGTCGGGCCGCACCTCCGCGAAGATCACCGTGCGGGAGTCCGGCCTCTTCAAGGGCTGA
- a CDS encoding glutamate-cysteine ligase family protein yields the protein MGRDVPAVVFTREDRRRYRIKMQECLEAFAQMLRESRFETERPQVGLEIELNLVDDRGEPAMRNSDALEAIADPAWATELGRFNLEINIPPRRLTAGGPDAWETEIRAALNHAEDRAASVGAHLIMIGILPTLRQSDVGEAALSENPRYRLLNDQVFAARGEDLHIEVDGVDRLRTYADTITPEAACTSTQFHLQVAPEDFADYWNAAQAIAGVQVALAANSPFLLGKELWHESRIPLFEQATDTRPQEIKAQGVRPRVWFGERWINSVFDLFEENLRYFPALLPLCDEQNPADTLDRGDVPDLGELTLHNGTIYRWNRPVYAVAHDKPHVRVENRVLPAGPTVADTLANGAFYYGLTRALVEEERPVWSRMSFSVAEDNLHTAARQGIEAHLYWPGMGEVTVPELVLRRLLPLAHRGLELSGMDSAWREPLLGIIEQRCVTGRNGAVWQKEMFHHIDATARPSRHEALRRMTQQYMDYMHLNAPVHTWPVD from the coding sequence ATGGGACGGGACGTCCCGGCGGTGGTCTTCACCCGCGAGGACCGCCGCCGGTACCGGATCAAGATGCAGGAGTGCCTGGAGGCCTTCGCGCAGATGCTGCGCGAGTCCCGGTTCGAGACCGAGCGTCCCCAGGTGGGCCTGGAGATCGAGCTGAACCTGGTCGACGACCGGGGCGAGCCGGCGATGCGCAACAGCGACGCGCTCGAGGCGATCGCCGACCCCGCCTGGGCCACCGAGCTGGGCCGCTTCAACCTGGAGATCAACATCCCGCCCCGTCGGCTGACGGCGGGCGGTCCCGACGCCTGGGAGACCGAGATCCGGGCCGCCCTGAACCACGCCGAGGACCGCGCCGCGTCGGTCGGCGCCCACCTGATCATGATCGGCATCCTGCCCACGCTGCGCCAGTCGGACGTGGGCGAGGCGGCCCTGTCGGAGAACCCGCGCTACCGGCTGCTCAACGACCAGGTGTTCGCCGCCCGGGGCGAGGACCTGCACATCGAGGTGGACGGCGTGGACCGCCTGCGCACCTACGCGGACACCATCACGCCCGAGGCCGCCTGCACCAGCACGCAGTTCCACCTCCAGGTGGCGCCCGAGGATTTCGCCGACTACTGGAACGCCGCCCAGGCGATCGCCGGGGTCCAGGTCGCCCTCGCGGCGAACTCGCCCTTCCTGCTCGGCAAGGAACTCTGGCACGAGAGCCGTATCCCCCTGTTCGAGCAGGCCACCGACACCCGGCCGCAGGAGATCAAGGCGCAGGGGGTGCGGCCCCGGGTGTGGTTCGGGGAGCGGTGGATCAACAGCGTCTTCGACCTCTTCGAGGAGAACCTCCGCTACTTCCCGGCCCTGCTGCCGCTCTGCGACGAGCAGAACCCCGCCGACACGCTGGACCGCGGCGACGTCCCCGACCTGGGCGAGCTGACCCTGCACAACGGCACCATCTACCGCTGGAACCGGCCCGTCTACGCCGTCGCCCACGACAAACCGCACGTCCGGGTGGAGAACCGCGTCCTGCCCGCCGGTCCCACCGTGGCCGACACCCTCGCCAACGGGGCCTTCTACTACGGCCTGACCCGTGCCCTGGTGGAGGAGGAACGGCCGGTGTGGTCACGGATGTCCTTCTCGGTCGCCGAGGACAACCTGCACACCGCCGCCAGGCAGGGCATCGAGGCCCACCTCTACTGGCCCGGCATGGGCGAGGTCACCGTGCCCGAGCTGGTGCTGCGGCGGCTGCTGCCGCTGGCGCACCGGGGACTGGAGCTGTCCGGCATGGACTCGGCCTGGCGGGAGCCGCTGCTCGGCATCATCGAGCAGCGCTGCGTCACCGGCCGCAACGGCGCGGTGTGGCAGAAGGAGATGTTCCACCACATCGACGCCACCGCCCGGCCGAGCCGCCACGAGGCGCTGCGCCGCATGACGCAGCAGTACATGGACTACATGCATCTCAACGCCCCGGTCCACACCTGGCCGGTCGACTGA
- a CDS encoding carbohydrate ABC transporter permease: MSATATPVRARRRPPREASGSPLLLGHGRLPRVLAGTALVVLAVVWLVPFLWAIATSVQSEKDVATTGLSPFKGAFTLDSYQEILERGNVSVWAFNSFLIAGLVTLLTVVVSTLAAYGFSRGTFRGRRALLAVTVAAIMIPPQLLVVPLFDQMLLFNMVDTYAAVILPQVVAPMMVFILKRFFDGIPKELEEAARIDGASEFRVFRSIVLPLSRPIVAAVAIFVFIGAWNNFMWPFIVTNDPDLMTLPVGLATVKDAYGIQYAQSMASALLAALPLIVVFLLFQRRIVNSVATTGLGGS, translated from the coding sequence GTGTCCGCAACCGCCACCCCCGTCCGCGCACGGCGGCGTCCACCCCGTGAAGCGTCCGGCTCCCCTCTGCTCCTCGGCCACGGCCGGCTGCCCCGGGTCCTGGCCGGCACGGCACTCGTCGTCCTCGCCGTCGTCTGGCTGGTGCCCTTCCTGTGGGCGATCGCCACCTCCGTGCAGAGCGAGAAGGACGTCGCCACCACCGGGCTGTCCCCGTTCAAGGGCGCCTTCACCCTCGACTCCTACCAGGAGATCCTGGAACGCGGGAACGTCTCCGTGTGGGCCTTCAACAGCTTCCTGATCGCCGGGCTGGTCACCCTGCTCACCGTGGTGGTCTCCACGCTGGCGGCGTACGGCTTCTCGCGCGGCACGTTCCGCGGCCGGCGGGCGCTGCTCGCCGTCACCGTCGCCGCCATCATGATCCCGCCGCAGCTGCTCGTCGTGCCGCTGTTCGACCAGATGCTGCTCTTCAACATGGTCGACACCTACGCGGCGGTCATCCTGCCCCAGGTCGTCGCGCCGATGATGGTGTTCATCCTCAAGCGGTTCTTTGACGGCATCCCCAAGGAGCTGGAGGAGGCGGCCCGGATCGACGGCGCCTCCGAGTTCCGGGTCTTCCGGTCGATCGTGCTGCCGCTGTCGCGGCCGATCGTGGCGGCGGTCGCGATCTTCGTCTTCATCGGGGCCTGGAACAACTTCATGTGGCCGTTCATCGTCACCAACGACCCCGACCTGATGACCCTCCCGGTCGGGCTGGCCACCGTGAAGGACGCCTACGGCATCCAGTACGCGCAGTCCATGGCGTCCGCCCTGCTGGCGGCGCTGCCGCTGATCGTCGTCTTCCTCCTCTTCCAGCGCCGCATCGTCAACTCCGTGGCCACCACCGGCCTCGGCGGTTCCTGA
- a CDS encoding carbohydrate ABC transporter permease, translating to MTTTAPLGAEERTDPATGPADGRRAVLRRIRPGNGFVFVLPFLLVFGLFMVWPIVQGLWMSFTDSSLALRDTGFVGFDNYTEAFGDPDVWSSLGNTLFFTAISSVPLVLVALAMALLVHSGLAGQWAWRLAFFAPYLLPVTVVTLIWTWLYQPELGLGNQLLDSFGMAPVGWLSDESVAMWSIAALTVWWTVGFNFLLYLAALQSLPTTFDEAAALDGAGAWRRLWSITLPQLRRTTGLVAMLQILASLKVFDQIYILTKGGPNGSTRPVLEYVYDVGFTGYRLGYASAVSYLFFALIIVVSLVQFRLFRRED from the coding sequence GTGACCACCACCGCACCGCTCGGCGCCGAGGAGCGGACCGACCCCGCCACCGGCCCCGCGGACGGCCGCCGTGCCGTCCTGCGCCGGATACGCCCCGGCAACGGATTCGTCTTCGTCCTGCCCTTCCTGCTCGTCTTCGGCCTCTTCATGGTCTGGCCGATCGTGCAGGGGCTCTGGATGAGCTTCACCGACAGCTCGCTCGCCCTGCGCGACACCGGCTTCGTCGGCTTCGACAACTACACCGAGGCCTTCGGCGATCCGGACGTCTGGAGCAGCCTCGGCAACACCCTCTTCTTCACCGCCATCTCCAGCGTCCCGCTCGTGCTGGTCGCCCTGGCCATGGCGCTGCTCGTGCACAGCGGGCTCGCCGGACAGTGGGCGTGGCGGCTGGCGTTCTTCGCCCCCTACCTGCTGCCGGTCACCGTGGTGACCCTCATCTGGACCTGGCTCTACCAACCGGAGCTGGGTCTGGGCAACCAACTCCTCGACAGCTTCGGCATGGCGCCCGTCGGCTGGCTGTCCGACGAGTCCGTCGCCATGTGGTCCATCGCCGCCCTCACCGTCTGGTGGACGGTCGGCTTCAACTTCCTGCTCTACCTCGCCGCGCTCCAGTCCCTGCCCACGACCTTCGACGAGGCGGCGGCCCTCGACGGCGCCGGCGCGTGGCGGCGCCTGTGGTCCATCACCCTGCCGCAGCTGCGCAGGACCACCGGGCTGGTGGCCATGCTCCAGATCCTGGCCTCCCTCAAGGTGTTCGACCAGATCTACATCCTCACCAAGGGCGGCCCCAACGGCTCCACCCGCCCCGTCCTGGAGTACGTCTACGACGTCGGCTTCACCGGCTACCGCCTCGGTTACGCCTCCGCCGTCTCGTACCTCTTCTTCGCCCTGATCATCGTCGTCTCGCTCGTGCAGTTCCGTCTCTTCCGCCGGGAGGACTGA
- a CDS encoding class II glutamine amidotransferase translates to MCRWLAYSGTPVLLETILYEPQHSLIDQSLHSRMGVETTNGDGFGVGWFGPEMRTPAIVREIGPAWSNRNLREIAGHVRSPLFFAHIRASTGSAVQQTNCHPFRHGRWMWMHNGAIDDFHKLRRDLALAVDPRLYPDIEGSTDSEMMFFLALTFGLEEDPPGAVARMAGLVEEVGHEHGVEYPMQMTVAVTEGRRLWAFRYSTQATSRSLYYSSRVESVRALHPDLPFLREASDETRLIVSEPLGDLPGVWNKVPEGSYGVVQPEGDDMLPFVPRPVRRR, encoded by the coding sequence ATGTGCCGATGGCTCGCCTACTCGGGGACCCCCGTGCTGCTGGAGACGATCCTCTACGAACCGCAGCACTCGCTGATCGACCAGAGCCTGCACTCCCGGATGGGGGTGGAGACGACGAACGGGGACGGGTTCGGCGTCGGCTGGTTCGGCCCCGAGATGCGGACGCCCGCGATCGTCCGGGAGATCGGGCCCGCCTGGAGCAACCGCAACCTGCGGGAGATCGCCGGGCATGTCCGCTCGCCGCTGTTCTTCGCGCACATCCGGGCGTCGACGGGCAGCGCGGTGCAGCAGACCAACTGCCATCCGTTCCGCCACGGACGCTGGATGTGGATGCACAACGGCGCGATCGACGACTTCCACAAGCTCCGCCGGGACCTGGCGCTGGCCGTCGACCCGCGTCTCTACCCGGACATCGAGGGGTCGACGGACTCGGAGATGATGTTCTTCCTGGCCCTCACCTTCGGCCTGGAGGAGGACCCGCCGGGGGCCGTGGCGCGGATGGCGGGGCTGGTGGAGGAGGTCGGTCACGAGCACGGGGTGGAGTACCCGATGCAGATGACCGTCGCGGTGACCGAGGGGCGGCGCCTGTGGGCGTTCCGCTACTCCACCCAGGCCACCTCCCGGTCGCTCTACTACAGCTCGCGGGTGGAGAGCGTGCGCGCCCTCCATCCCGACCTGCCGTTCCTGCGGGAGGCGTCCGACGAGACCCGCCTGATCGTCTCGGAGCCCCTGGGCGACCTGCCCGGCGTCTGGAACAAGGTGCCCGAGGGGAGCTACGGCGTGGTGCAGCCCGAGGGCGACGACATGCTCCCGTTCGTCCCCCGGCCGGTCCGGCGCCGTTGA
- a CDS encoding TauD/TfdA dioxygenase family protein, whose translation MTVTAADPSTVLREARIPEDGMYEGRRVLRRLPEGWRERPYEHFEVVPQARTIGAEIRGVDLSRPLGATLREELNRALLEWKVLFFRAQHLTSGQQRDFAGHWGELETNPLLSAGASADVVRFDKGAGGAPTYENVWHTDVTFRERPALGAVLQLREVPPFGGDTMWADMAAAYDNLPPEVKERIDGARAVHDFIPGFARFYGPERLAPHQDLFPPVEHPVVRTHPETGRRMLFVNTSFTTRITGMDRAESDRLLRLLFQQAHVPEYQVRFRWQAGDVAFWDNRATQHYAVGDYGSERRVAERVAIAGDRPF comes from the coding sequence ATGACCGTCACGGCCGCAGACCCGAGCACCGTCCTGCGCGAAGCGCGCATCCCGGAGGACGGGATGTACGAGGGCCGGCGCGTCCTGCGCCGGCTGCCCGAGGGATGGCGGGAGCGGCCCTACGAGCACTTCGAGGTCGTTCCGCAGGCGCGCACCATCGGCGCCGAGATCCGGGGCGTCGACCTCTCCCGCCCGCTCGGCGCCACCCTGCGCGAGGAGTTGAACCGCGCCCTGCTGGAGTGGAAGGTGCTCTTCTTCCGCGCCCAGCACCTCACCTCCGGCCAGCAGCGGGACTTCGCGGGACACTGGGGCGAGCTGGAGACCAATCCCCTGCTCAGCGCCGGTGCCAGTGCGGACGTCGTCCGGTTCGACAAGGGCGCCGGGGGTGCGCCGACGTACGAGAACGTGTGGCACACCGACGTCACCTTCCGGGAGCGGCCCGCGCTCGGCGCCGTGCTCCAGTTGCGCGAGGTCCCGCCGTTCGGCGGGGACACGATGTGGGCGGACATGGCGGCGGCCTACGACAACCTGCCGCCGGAGGTGAAGGAGCGCATCGACGGCGCCCGCGCCGTGCACGACTTCATCCCCGGGTTCGCCAGGTTCTACGGGCCCGAGCGGCTGGCCCCGCACCAGGACCTCTTCCCGCCCGTGGAGCACCCCGTGGTGCGCACCCACCCCGAGACGGGGCGGCGCATGCTCTTCGTGAACACGTCGTTCACCACCCGCATCACCGGCATGGACCGGGCCGAGAGCGACCGGCTGCTGCGTCTCCTCTTCCAGCAGGCGCACGTGCCCGAGTACCAGGTGCGCTTCCGCTGGCAGGCCGGCGACGTCGCCTTCTGGGACAACCGGGCCACCCAGCACTACGCGGTGGGCGACTACGGATCCGAGCGCCGGGTCGCCGAACGCGTCGCCATCGCGGGTGACCGCCCCTTCTGA
- a CDS encoding glycoside hydrolase family 2 protein, translating to MSTHSVPRPEYPRPQFVRRDWLNLNGAWQFETDRGDSGLDRGLLDRELRDEILVPFPPESELSGIGDTDFLEAVWYRRALTLPAAWAGRRVLLHFGAVDHDTTVWADGEEVVRHRGGFTPFTADLGDIAGAGEEVVITVRARDPKSGPQARGKQAVKYANHDCNYTRVTGIWQTVWLEPVPDVHLRRPRITPDLAGSAFHLELPLSGNRPGHKVRAVLSDAAGEVSRAEARADLDLAPRLHLPVPDDRRREWGPEDPHLYDLRLELLDAAGEVVDSAESYAGLRAVGLRGKAVLINGRPLFQRLVLDQGWYPDGLMTAPTDEALVKDIELGLAAGFNGARLHQKVFEERFLYHADRLGYLVWGEFGDWGCETGGSSGDNQKPDASYVAQWLEALERDYSHPSIIGWCPLNETYQKLHDRMTQLDDVTRAMFLATKAMDTTRPVVDASGYAHRVAETDIYDSHNYEQDPAAFRELMSGLAKDAPFVNAHENRAPYSQPYRGQPYFVSEFGGIWWDPEAAADLSGEDRTVSWGYGERVRNEDEFHERFSGLTGVLLEDRDMFGYCYTQLTDVFQEQNGIYRFDRGEKLDVARVRAAQLRPAAIEEQDQA from the coding sequence GTGTCCACTCACTCCGTACCGCGCCCGGAGTACCCGCGACCGCAGTTCGTGCGCCGCGACTGGCTCAACCTGAACGGCGCCTGGCAGTTCGAGACCGACCGGGGGGACAGCGGCCTCGACCGCGGGCTCCTCGACCGCGAGCTGCGCGACGAGATCCTCGTCCCCTTCCCGCCCGAGTCCGAGCTGTCCGGCATCGGCGACACCGACTTCCTGGAGGCCGTCTGGTACCGGAGGGCCCTCACCCTCCCCGCGGCCTGGGCGGGGCGCCGGGTGCTGCTGCACTTCGGCGCCGTCGACCACGACACCACCGTGTGGGCCGACGGCGAGGAGGTCGTCCGGCACCGCGGAGGGTTCACCCCCTTCACCGCCGACCTCGGCGACATCGCCGGAGCGGGCGAGGAGGTCGTGATCACCGTGCGGGCCCGCGACCCCAAGTCCGGTCCCCAGGCCCGGGGCAAGCAGGCCGTCAAGTACGCCAACCACGACTGCAACTACACCCGGGTGACCGGCATCTGGCAGACCGTCTGGCTGGAGCCCGTCCCCGACGTCCACCTGCGCCGCCCCCGGATCACCCCCGACCTGGCCGGCTCCGCGTTCCACCTCGAACTGCCCCTGTCCGGGAACCGGCCCGGCCACAAGGTACGCGCCGTGCTCAGCGACGCCGCCGGCGAGGTGAGCCGCGCCGAGGCACGCGCCGACCTGGACCTCGCCCCGCGCCTGCACCTGCCGGTGCCGGACGACCGGCGCCGCGAATGGGGCCCCGAGGACCCGCACCTGTACGACCTGCGTCTCGAACTCCTCGACGCGGCGGGCGAGGTGGTCGACAGCGCCGAGAGCTACGCCGGTCTGCGCGCCGTCGGTCTGCGCGGCAAGGCCGTCCTCATCAACGGGCGTCCGCTCTTCCAGCGTCTCGTCCTCGACCAGGGCTGGTACCCGGACGGACTGATGACCGCCCCGACCGACGAGGCACTGGTCAAGGACATCGAGCTGGGCCTGGCGGCCGGGTTCAACGGAGCCCGGCTGCACCAGAAGGTGTTCGAGGAGCGCTTCCTCTACCACGCCGACCGCCTCGGTTACCTGGTCTGGGGCGAGTTCGGCGACTGGGGCTGCGAGACGGGCGGTTCCTCGGGCGACAACCAGAAGCCCGACGCCTCCTACGTCGCCCAGTGGCTGGAGGCGCTGGAGCGCGACTACTCGCACCCCTCGATCATCGGCTGGTGCCCGCTCAACGAGACCTACCAGAAGCTGCACGACCGGATGACCCAGCTCGACGACGTGACCCGGGCGATGTTCCTGGCGACCAAGGCCATGGACACCACCCGGCCGGTCGTGGACGCGTCCGGCTACGCCCACCGGGTCGCCGAGACCGACATCTACGACTCCCACAACTACGAGCAGGACCCGGCCGCCTTCCGGGAGCTGATGTCCGGCCTCGCCAAGGACGCGCCCTTCGTCAACGCCCACGAGAACCGCGCGCCCTACTCCCAGCCCTACCGGGGACAGCCGTACTTCGTCAGCGAGTTCGGCGGCATCTGGTGGGACCCCGAGGCCGCCGCCGACCTCTCCGGCGAGGACCGTACGGTCTCCTGGGGCTACGGGGAACGCGTCCGCAACGAGGACGAGTTCCACGAGCGGTTCAGCGGGCTCACCGGGGTGCTGCTGGAGGACCGGGACATGTTCGGCTACTGCTACACGCAGTTGACCGACGTCTTCCAGGAGCAGAACGGCATCTACCGGTTCGACCGCGGGGAGAAGCTCGACGTCGCCCGCGTGCGGGCCGCGCAGCTCCGCCCGGCCGCGATCGAGGAGCAGGACCAGGCGTAA
- a CDS encoding GlxA family transcriptional regulator, which yields MTSSRLRRVAVLVLEGAKPLDVGIPAQVFTTRASMPYEVRVCGAAPGLVTGGDGLSYHVAHGLDALAWADVVFIPGYRSPDRDDPPPAVVEALAQAHGGGARLAAISTGAFALAATGLLDGRRATTHWHYTRALARKHPRVRVDENVLFVDEGSVLTSAGAASGIDLCLHVLRGDLGVAASNHAARRLVAAPYRSGGQAQYVPRSVPEPLGERFAATREWALRRLDEPLTLEALARHATVSARTLSRRFVEDTGCTPMQWIMRARIDRARELLERSERGVEQIAADVGLGTGANLRLHFQQILGTTPSEYRRTFARGD from the coding sequence GTGACGTCCTCCCGCCTGCGCCGCGTCGCCGTCCTCGTGCTCGAAGGCGCGAAGCCGCTCGACGTCGGCATCCCGGCGCAGGTGTTCACGACGCGCGCGAGCATGCCGTACGAGGTCCGGGTGTGCGGCGCGGCGCCCGGCCTCGTCACCGGCGGTGACGGCCTGTCCTACCACGTGGCCCACGGCCTGGACGCGCTGGCGTGGGCCGACGTGGTCTTCATCCCCGGCTACCGGTCCCCCGACCGCGACGACCCGCCGCCGGCCGTCGTCGAGGCGCTGGCCCAGGCCCACGGCGGGGGCGCGCGGCTGGCCGCCATCTCCACCGGCGCCTTCGCGCTGGCCGCCACCGGACTGCTCGACGGCCGGCGTGCCACGACGCACTGGCACTACACACGGGCACTCGCCCGCAAGCATCCCCGGGTGCGGGTCGACGAGAACGTGCTCTTCGTGGACGAGGGCAGCGTGCTCACCTCCGCCGGCGCCGCCTCCGGCATCGACCTGTGCCTGCACGTCCTGCGCGGCGACCTCGGGGTGGCCGCGTCGAACCACGCCGCCCGACGCCTCGTCGCGGCCCCCTACCGCAGCGGCGGCCAGGCGCAGTACGTGCCGCGCAGCGTGCCCGAGCCGCTGGGCGAGCGGTTCGCGGCGACCCGCGAGTGGGCGCTGCGCCGCCTCGACGAGCCGCTCACCCTGGAGGCCCTGGCCCGGCACGCGACGGTGTCGGCGCGCACCCTGTCCCGGCGCTTCGTCGAGGACACCGGCTGCACACCGATGCAGTGGATCATGCGGGCCCGCATCGACAGGGCCCGGGAGCTGCTCGAACGCTCGGAACGCGGCGTCGAGCAGATCGCCGCCGACGTCGGCCTGGGCACCGGCGCCAACCTGCGCCTGCACTTCCAGCAGATCCTCGGCACCACCCCCAGCGAGTACCGCCGCACCTTCGCCCGGGGCGACTGA
- the gap gene encoding type I glyceraldehyde-3-phosphate dehydrogenase, whose translation MTRIGINGFGRIGRNVLRALLERDSKIEVVAVNDLTEPAALARLLAFDSTSGRLGRPVSVDGDTLVVDGRRIKVLAEREPARLPWAELDVDIVLEATGRFTSAAAAGGHLTAGARKVLVSAPSDGADVTLAYGVNTDAYDPAAHTIVSNASCTTNALAPLAAVLDELAGIEHGFMTTVHAYTQEQNLQDGPHRDPRRARAAGVNIVPTTTGAAKAIGLVLPNLDGRLSGDSIRVPVPVGSIVELNTTVARDVTREDVLAAYRTAAEGPLAGVLEYSEDALVSSDITGNPASSIFDSALTRVDGRHVKVVAWYDNEWGFSNRVIDTLELLATR comes from the coding sequence ATGACGCGCATCGGCATCAACGGATTCGGCCGCATCGGACGGAACGTGCTGCGCGCACTGCTCGAACGCGACTCCAAGATCGAGGTCGTCGCCGTCAACGACCTCACGGAGCCGGCCGCCCTGGCCCGGCTGCTCGCGTTCGACTCGACGTCCGGCCGGCTCGGGCGCCCCGTGAGCGTGGACGGGGACACCCTCGTCGTCGACGGCCGCCGCATCAAGGTGCTGGCCGAGCGCGAGCCCGCCCGGCTGCCGTGGGCCGAACTGGACGTGGACATCGTGCTGGAGGCCACCGGACGCTTCACCTCGGCCGCCGCCGCGGGCGGCCATCTCACCGCGGGCGCGAGGAAGGTCCTGGTCAGCGCGCCGTCGGACGGCGCCGACGTGACGCTCGCGTACGGCGTGAACACCGACGCGTACGACCCGGCCGCCCACACGATCGTCTCGAACGCGTCCTGCACCACCAACGCCCTCGCGCCGCTGGCCGCGGTGCTCGACGAGCTGGCCGGCATCGAGCACGGCTTCATGACGACGGTGCACGCCTACACGCAGGAGCAGAACCTCCAGGACGGCCCGCACCGCGACCCGCGCCGCGCCCGCGCCGCCGGGGTCAACATCGTGCCGACCACCACCGGCGCCGCCAAGGCGATCGGCCTGGTGCTGCCGAACCTGGACGGCAGGCTGTCCGGCGACTCGATCCGCGTGCCGGTCCCGGTGGGTTCGATCGTCGAGCTGAACACGACCGTCGCCCGCGACGTGACCCGCGAGGACGTGCTGGCGGCCTACCGCACCGCCGCCGAGGGCCCGCTCGCGGGCGTTCTTGAGTACTCCGAGGACGCCCTGGTCTCCTCCGACATCACCGGCAACCCGGCATCCTCGATCTTCGACTCGGCGCTGACCCGCGTCGACGGCCGGCACGTCAAGGTCGTCGCCTGGTACGACAACGAGTGGGGCTTCTCGAACCGCGTGATCGACACGCTGGAACTGCTCGCCACACGCTGA